In Brassica napus cultivar Da-Ae chromosome C2, Da-Ae, whole genome shotgun sequence, the sequence tttcacaaaaaaaaaagaaaaaaaaaagagacttaTAAATCGTCAAGTTGTACTTTTAATAATATCCTGAAATCCAGATTTATAAAGAATTATAATTAATGCAGTGTTCACTATCcgaaaatcttaatcttaacCAGAATTATTCAAATAACAAGTCCAACTAAGCCTTATTTGCTTTTTGGATAACAGAAGGAAGCAAATCCTAAAATTACTTGAACTCttatttaaaaacttttttataaagacttataaatcGTCGAGTTGTACTTTTGAAAATATCCTGAAATccagatttatattttataaaggtCTAAAAAATTTGAACAAATTTAACTTTTAGTAAATAACTGCATGACTAATGTTGTAGAGAGAAACTCACACACATTCAAAGACTGAATTGAACAACATTAAAGAGTTGACGAAGTCGGTTGTTTAGAACATAttcatataaattgtttttataaatattttataaactcttataaattatttacatacctttataaaccctagaaaattattttattaactcttataacttgtttaataagcttttctaaatggttatAGACTCTTATAATTGATTTAAGATCTCCAATTGATTTCTAAACCTGTATATACCTctataaaccttataaattatatacataccccttataaatgatttataaacttttataatttttttaataaacatttataaattgtttatatactttataaattgttttataagccTTTATAGATGGTTTATAgactcttacaaataatttgtaaacctttataaaaggtttataatatttataaattgtttttaataaaattttataaatgatttataaactcttattaattatttatatatccttataaatattattttacaagtctttataaattgttatagCCTCTTATAAATGATTTCATAGACTTTCTATGTGATTCATAAACcaataaaccttataaattgtATGCATATcccttataaattgtttataaactttcataacatttttataaacaattataaatggtttatagactttattaattgttttataaacctttataaaaagattataaactttgcaaattgttttataaacttttataaatgatttataaactcttatttgCTTTTCATCTCTCCTTTGctctttatttttatcttctttcatGTGTTATTGCCTTATATCATACGTTGCAAAATGTAAATTCACAAATCCTTGTTCCCATTAGcttttcttcattttatatCCTTGTTGAACCGTCAAGATCCATGTTATCAAGATCAGGAGGTGTTGGGTTCACGAAATGTTTGTATTCCTCAGGGAATCCAAACACTGTATTAACCACAAGATGTAACAAAGAATAAACAACGTTTTATAAGTCTCTACAAATctctaatttataatttaataaactcctataaaactacatttataatcttttataaacaCTTCACATTATTGCAAAGACACCGATTGGATAATCACTTTTGAATTGTCTACTGGTTCTGTTCCAGCTTCATAAATCCTCAGAGGCAATCTCAAAGATGTGCAATTCATTGCTATCTAGCTGCAAGACGAAATAAAAaatgatgttaacttttaatcatggtctaaaaaTACCTTATCCAATcataatgtttatatatttcgATAACAACCTTACAAAGAATATATGATAACAAAAGACGAGACTTTTCAAATTCAcacatttatatgttttttatagaCATATATGATTAACTCCTGTTTACAACCTTTAATTATAAAATCTTGTATTGCATTGAGTTGTACTATCGACAATATCCTAAACCCAAGATTTATAAGAGgttataattctttaaaatgCAATGTTCACTATCCGAAAATCTTTCTCCTAACAAGAACTATTCAAATGACAAGTCTAAATCAACCTTATTTGTTTTTTGGATAATAGAGGAACGAAAATCCTAAAATTACTTGAACCCAgatttataatggtttataatttttcaaaaattcaatGTTTACTATTGAAACTCTTTCCCTTAGATCGACATGTTCTAAACCTACCTTCGTTGACTTTcttcgaacaaaaaaaaatacctaaGTAGCTGCTTCCACCTCATCTGGTTCCCTTGACCATCTCAATCCACAATACTCGCCTGCTGCAACTTGCGTCTTCTTCGACGTAGCAAGAACTTTCTCCAAATCCAACTGTGACAATGCCCTAGGTACCTGACAAACAAAATGATAGCAACTCACAACATCAACACTTGCAAATTTGGTGACTGCAACAGCATTGGACATTTTCATATGAAACTTAGAGGACATGGTCTCcattttctctcttcctctagGATTTCTCTGATAGGGAAGTAAGCTGCTTTCTTGCAGAGCTCAAAGATGTCTGATCCGGTGTAGCCTCCGCATAGACGAGCTAAGTGATCGTAGTCAATATCGGGCTCCACCCTCTCTCCCTTCAGCGTCACTTTCAATATCTCAGCTCTCTCCTTACGTTCAGGCATTCCAATCTCAAAGGCTTGAGGAAGACGCCTCATTATTGGTTCATCAAACTCTGATGATCTGTTTGTTGCAGCAAGTACCATCACCCTCGCATTCGCTACGAAGCAACCATTATACTCATTTAAAAACTACTGTATCCAAGTAGAGCATGCTCTAGACTGCACTAGAGTGATCTGAAAGGTGAATGATTCAACTTACGATCAGTAGAAAACCCATCCCATAAAGCCATAAACTTAGTCTTCATGTTTGCCATGGCTTCGTGATCTATGACTTTTGTACCTGTGACTTTTGTTTCATGCATCTTTTTCTTCACTTATAAATCATTGAGTTGTATTTATCAACAATCTCATGAAACCCAGATTTATAAGGGGTTATAATTCTTTAATATTCAGTTTTCACTATCGTAACTTATCTCTTCCTTAATATGCAGTTTTCACTATCGGAAAATCTATTTCTTAGCTGAAACCATTCAGATCAATCTTAATATGACTTCAAAACCAGATTTAAGTTTTCAAATACTCAATGTTTTCACTCTCAACGTTTCACTATGAAATCAGTTTCTCTTAGATCGACCTCTTTAAATGAGATATCTAAGAGAACCTTGTTTGATTTTTCGATAAGAGAAAGCACAAAAtcgaatcaaacaaaaaaatacagaaaTTAGAGAACAAACAAATACAGAAATTAGAGACATACAAGTTGTCAATCACGTATAGGAGTCGACATCTTGGAGATTTTGAATCGATTTCGTCGCCGGAAGTCTACGGTGAGAGAGACACGCCGGAACTAGACGGTGAGAGAGAGACGctagaaggagagagagacgacgGTGACTCGACGGTGAGAGAGAGACGACGGGGACTCGGGAAGAGGGAGAGAAACCgatggtggagaagaagataagGTAAGGGTATTATTATCTTTTGCTCACTAATGAAAGTGGTATTTCTGAAAATGTCCTTAGACTTATggtaaagttgaaaagtggtatccaacaaagtgtaaaagtaaaatttcccctataatcattttagataatatattgctttttgtttcaaaataaacaaaaagataatatatagttgcaaataaaaatttaacagatgttaataatttttgtttttgcataaaaaaaatatagtttaagatGTTTTATCGAAgaacaataaatttatatatctatttatttaaaagaaagCATTTTAAAAATAGGTTAATCTACCAATTTAATATACTTTTCATATTTAGTTCATAGAACACTTATTTTAatacaatataaattataatcataaattataaaataacataattttttacgtcaaaattttaattaaaatttattataataactttatatcattaattacgaaattattTAATgcagtatttataaaatatatttaaaatgcttgttaggattttgttagatttttttcaacagaattttttataactaaaaataaattcaaatttattgttAAAACTGATTTAGTATTAATAATTTActgattattaatatttaatataaataattaaatatatttcattaataaattaattaagtgGTCCCACTATGACTTGTCAATAGTGGATGAAAATTAGACTCTAAATTAGTAGATTAGATTTACGCTCTTAAAATTTCCACTGTGATATAGCATTCTTTTTGCCAACATCTTTTTATCACTGTGATAGTAacatgtatttacttatattattttctaaaaaagatcttcaaattttatttatattatttaaatatttgattatatataaCGGTAAAACAATAATGAcatgatattttttacaaaaaaataatgacatGATAATATAttgggcaattctctcaaaaaCAATTTTTCGATCTTGGATCGATTGTGATCTTTCGCTAGGCGAATCAGTTTTCGTAAGGCGAGTTCTTTTTGTTGTGTTTTCAAACCAATCGGATGCTGTTCTTCTACTTTCTATCTTTTACTCCGATTTTGGTTTGATGTAATAAAGCTCTGATATTATCTGAGTATCAGAGCTAAAGCCAATCATCTTTCGAttggttttaaaaattaaactccTCTTCTACAATATATTGTTAAATCCCTTTGTTTATGTTGGTTATTTTCACTATTCAAGGATATGCTCTCAACCCTGTATCGCGAGAGTCAATCTTTACTGTTGTACTGAAGCCGATGGGCTTTGAGTAAAGTATCTTTGCAGTAAGGAAGCGGTGGTGTTAGACAGATATTGACTGGTTTCAACGGAGGTTTTAGCAAAGTTGGCGTCCTCTGACGGTCCGACAAAAGACCTCTTGTTGGTCAATCGAACTATCTCTGGATTATAATCTACGGTAGTGGAAATTCCTGAACACAAGTGAAGGTTAGAGCGAAGAAGGAGTGTAGAGGTCTTGGTGTTTTGCAGCAAGGTTTCCATCATTTCTATGTTGCGGAGAAGTAGAGATGGAAGATCGGTGAAGAAACTTTCCGGCGGTGAAGAACAACGGTGGCCGAGTTCGCTGCCTCACATGAAGACATGTAACGTCACGTGTCGTTTTTCTATTCACTTAGCTCCACGTAGAAAGACAGCTATCATGAACCGACTTTTATAGTGGGCTGATTTAGTATTTCGGGCTTCTCTTTAAGTTTTATGTTATTGGACATGTTATAACGTACAAGCCTTGTAATGTCCATTGGGCTGAGTTAATGaaacttgacaaaaaaaaaaaagtttttatcacaTAAATAGTATCTaagaaataaaatgatcaaaatagctctttttttttaacattttaatatttttttttatttttcaaaatttaaaactttattcTCAAAAtatcaccccttaactctaaaacATAATTCTAGATTAGTTGATCCTATGgtataaatgttgttttatcctttaataaaaaaaattggtcatttttttctttcaaatttattaaaatatattttaaagtatattaaaatCTATGGAATTtctctaatatattttaaagtatattaaagtatattaaaaTCTAACTTTTTAAGATACCAAGTAGTACGTATAATTTCTTCTACACCCTTGTATTAGTTTGAGTTTGTGACTACACATGAACAGAAATCTTGACTAACCGAAGAATAATATAAAACGAAAAACCATATGATTAAAACTATACATATGTAGTTTAATAACGATAGTtaggttttaacatttttttgcgTATATAATTCTAACAGACTGTAAAGTTAGTACTTAGTCTAATACTATATACACTAGCTATATGCATTACTACATATCACACATGCTTACACAGAAACACACAATCTTTAACAAAAGGCTGTCACGAAATCCTAGAGAGTGGTATTGCAACGTGATATTAGTCAAAGACTCGGAAGTAGTATTAACTTGGAACCAGACAAAATTGGTTTTTGTACCAAACCGAAGACATCAGAGAGGATTTGGTTTGGATCCAACAAACCAAGTTTAGAGCATTAAATGTTGTACGATTATTGGGAAATAGGTTAGGGTCGTCAAACATATAAGGATATTGGAatacatatgatatatataactTTACTCTATTATGCAATAGAAAACTATAGAAATAACTAGTAAGTAATTTTGGACGGAGTTGTTAGACTTGCAGATGTACCGGAAAAGAGAATTTAAACCAGCACCGGCCAACAAATGTTAAAACCGACCAGAGGCACTTGGTTTTTACGCTGTCGTTTTGGGGATACTAAAAACCTCATGTGGATGTGAAGAATGAGActttttataacatatataacaACATGCAAAATTCAAAATTGGGCTTTACTTTCCAAGGATCTTCACGTGATGCTTCTCGTACTTTTAATTTTTGCACTCTAAAAAATATCTTTGGAATTgagaaaatatttcaactttttttATCCCACTTTTAATTATCTTACCCtccaagaaagaaaaataaaatatttacatacatgaaaaattgaaaacacTCAAATCAGTTTAGCGATTAAAAATGGGTGACATGAGCTTGATAGAACTTCAATGGGTTCAAGTTGGTTCAGACGAAACTTGCTACAAAGAGGCTTAGTTATTGTCTGTTTCTGGAAACAAGACATTGCCTCTCCGTAACGCTAATTACATTTTGATACACACTTTCAAAGCTGTTAAGCATCATTATGTCGTTTTAATGTGTTTGGTTTCCGCTTTATTTAGCTTTGAAATTCAAGTTTATcccttagagcatctccaaaagaaagTTTATAActccaaatatataattttttgctctccaaaaagaaacttcaaaacttcaaatttgaagttttgaagagtggaactccaaatatagagtttcacttttcaaaacttcaaatttgaagtttcatctttttatttacattttggtccttacaattatacatcatatttataatttttaaatatttttttgtttattgttttaatccttaaaacttttatatctcataaatatttcaaatttattttataaatttaagttttacacatgaaattaaataaaaaaaaattgaaacaagatttataatattttaaaactagaattaaacaacaagaatattacaaaaaaccatgataaaaacatattaaaaagacacatgaagacataattattactcaaatttaaatattataacaacactaatagtctggtAAATTTGCTCTGGAACCtcccaaatctccaaaatattgtccaaacaaattttgtgtaaccgaagatgattgttgttgttgctcttgATGCATTTTCGTatgattctttcttgttcagatcgaatatattcacgaatattaacatcatcaatagaagctaagttttttagcaatattttatttttctattttatttctttaaaagcTAACTTTTTGCTTCATTTTGCAGTCGTAATTCAATCATCTCATAATTTTTTTCCCTGCTTGTTGTACTTTTGTTTAAAAGATCAAGAATTTTTTCgtttgatgatatcaaactatCAACAGCCATATTATGAGGATAtttgatttcaaaaaaatttggctcgtaatctacaaataaaaaataaagagaatcattttttacttcgaaatgcactagttgatcatatatgggagcattatggaaataattttatggaataatatagtatttacttgcagtttaatatttaattatatatttttatttataattttatattttagtgtaagatttttttaattaatatttctgtaatatttatatatatgtactagttattttatagaagttttatgaatttatatcaactatgacaaatataaggaccataatgtaaaatataaataattttgaagttaggcttgaagttttacttttggagaaaaacacattgaaacttcaaatatagagttttggaaacttcaaaatagagtttcttTTTTGAGATGTTATTAATCTCGGTCTGGAAACAATGCATTAATCAGTGTCTTTGACTTTATAGTAGTTTGTGTTTATTATGGGCATTCTTTCTTCTTATATGTTTCCCAATCTTACAATGAGTTACGAAAACGGAATAAAGAAATTAGCTTCACAACATTCGCATTCTTTTTGTTCAAGTAGGTAGGCCACTTTGGATAATTTTGACGCAAATGGTACATCAACTTTTACATTCGCATGCTAAGTACGTGCAAGTTGGCATCCACCGACCCATTTCACCGTGAAGTACTGATGATAATTACTCACGACAAAAACGTTATTACAACTTTTATAAAGTTTCTAAGTCTGAAATGTTTTGTAAGGAAAAAACGaaacaaaagaaattgaaaCACAAATAACATTCACGATaactatttgaaaaaaatattattatgttgTATATTTCAGCTGTTTTTTTGGCACTCACAATTATTTTTTCCCCatgctatttattttaaatattatattcttgGAAAAATTTTATAGATGCTTTTTTAACGGTATATATGATCGCATGGGTGACAAAACGACTCATCCATCATAAGCGTAACAAATGCATTCACAATTTCACGTATAGTATTTCCAGAATCAAACGGTCGACGTGTTACCATCTGAAAACTACGCATGTTTGTTTATGGTAAACTCATGGCAAATAAAGATTAAAGGCATTAAAACTAAACTATCCTAAGAAACAATAAACCACAAAAGATGTTAAACATTGACAAAGATGTTGaaattagtgattttttttccaaaaagtaTCACTGAAGATAAGTTAGTGGAGAGATTCATGGTGTTTTCACAGAAATAAATTTGTCATTCATTAAATAGCATCCAACATCTTAAGTTTAAGCCTACTAATCTTCATATCTCtcctatctttctctctttctctctctcttttggtgTTTGTGCTTCCTGCATTAAAGAGAAACCATCTTCAATGTTAGACATCTAAACCCCTAAATGGAGTCTAGTGTCCATTGCTCCCATCACTGTTTCGATATTCTTGAAGGAATGTCGCCACAAGACGATCATTTCAACTCAGCATTCCTACCAAACGCTAACTTCCATGTCCCGATACAGTCCTTACCACCAAACTCATCAactcacaacaacaacaatcgcTCTCACTTAAACCCAACCATTTACCACAACGAGGGTCTCGAAAGAAGGGCGAGAAGAATGGTCTCTAACCGAGAATCTGCAAGGAGGTCACGCATGCGGACAAAGAAGCAAATCGAAGAGCTGCAGCAACAGGTGGAACAGCTCATGATATTGAATCATAACTTGTCTGAGAAAGTTATCCATTTGCTTGAAAGCAACCACCAGATACTACAAGAGAACTCACAGCTGAAGGAGAAAGTCTCTTCCTTGCAGATTCTCATGGCGGAAATGCAAATACCCATGAGAAATGTGGATGGAAGCATCAATGAccgggttgtgaatcatctcaGAGGAGAGACATTGAACAGGACCAATGATTTATTTGGtaggtaaaaagaaaaatttcatGTTCTTGGTATGCTAAAGGCAGTAGTAATAGTAATACTATGATTGACTCGTATATGTAATGTGACTACTACACTAGCAATTGTTTGCATATctgtatataataaataacaacatgcagtagaaaaaaaaagcaatgcAGTAGAAAACTGTGTAATCACATCACATTCTTGGTCTATGAAGCATATCAACTTAACACTGTTACTTATGGTTTATTGCCTACATCaacaactcttcttcttcatcttcttaatCAAGGCACGGGTCTCCATAGTACGTGCAAGGCCACCTGAAAGTTATAGCCAAATAAACCAACAAAAACAAGAGCATTGTTACAACACAATCTAAAGCTTACCTGCTCGACAGAATGGTTTCACCATCTATTGTTGTTCTCTCCTCGCATTCATTCACTGAGaaagacaaaaacaaattcaaaagatCAAAACTGTACATGGTgaaacaatattcaaaagacCAAAACAAGATTCAGAGTAAATATCATTTAGAGTGGGCCTTGAGACTTATGATTAAGGCCCATGTAATATGACGTGAAAATATCTAAGCTCTTGTTAGTTGTTGTCTCACTTGTCATTGTCATCGTCATAAGTCATAATCAACGTCGTCACAAGGGTCAAGGAGTGAAATACTCTACAAAACAGTAATATACTGTGACTAGCCAGTATAATGCATGATGGTTAGTGTTTCTAATTCTTGCATAATTTGATTTAGACATATCTTCATAACTGGTTTTTGACAAAACCTAAGAAAACATTTGTCATAGCTTCTGATATAATAAATCGAAATAAGGTCCAGTAATCCTGGACGATTACTTGTGGCTGTGCGGTACAACTCTGACCACTGTCTTTATAACGAATCTTTGGCCAGTCCATAATGTTCTCTCCTCGCCATTGCATGCACGCACACACAAATCTTTACTGCTGGcagtatatgtatatgtatgagTGGATGTCAGTCTCATCTGTGTGGGTATGTATAATTAATGGAAGTACGAATAAGGAGAGCTGGGAGACGTTGACGGGAGATGGGCCGTGTGGGCCAATGAATTACGTGACAGATGTCTTGAACGAGTTGTGGACCCATGGGCTTGTAGAAGAGTTTCAATCTCAACCGACGACTGGACCTTGAGAATCGAGATCTCGATAGTGACCTTCCCACTCAATTCATTGACAAACAAACACTTCATATGTATTGGAGTGTAGTGTCTCAAAATAGGTTATTGATATTTCCATTTTTACACATTTTAACAGATTTTCTTATAGCTTTCAGTGCTTAACAAAATACCCATAAATGTTAT encodes:
- the LOC106350572 gene encoding outer mitochondrial transmembrane helix translocase-like, producing the protein MHETKVTGTKVIDHEAMANMKTKFMALWDGFSTDPNARVMVLAATNRSSEFDEPIMRRLPQAFEIGMPERKERAEILKVTLKGERVEPDIDYDHLARLCGGYTGSDIFELCKKAAYFPIREILEEERKWRPCPLSFI
- the LOC106436534 gene encoding basic leucine zipper 43-like, coding for MESSVHCSHHCFDILEGMSPQDDHFNSAFLPNANFHVPIQSLPPNSSTHNNNNRSHLNPTIYHNEGLERRARRMVSNRESARRSRMRTKKQIEELQQQVEQLMILNHNLSEKVIHLLESNHQILQENSQLKEKVSSLQILMAEMQIPMRNVDGSINDRVVNHLRGETLNRTNDLFGR